The following proteins are co-located in the Desulfoscipio sp. XC116 genome:
- the rnhA gene encoding ribonuclease HI gives MKEVDIYTDGACSGNPGPGGYGAVLKYGGHEKELAGAYENTTNNRMELMAVIKGLECLKEPCRVTVYSDSKYVIDAMTKGWVTKWRAKGWMRNDKEPAKNVDLWKRLLQLAEGHQLRWVWVKGHADNEYNNRCDRLAVDAITNCPRLSDSPL, from the coding sequence GTGAAAGAAGTTGATATATATACGGACGGGGCTTGCAGTGGTAATCCCGGGCCGGGGGGCTATGGCGCTGTCTTAAAGTATGGCGGTCATGAAAAAGAGTTGGCCGGCGCGTATGAAAATACCACAAACAATCGCATGGAATTAATGGCTGTTATCAAGGGTTTGGAATGTTTGAAGGAACCTTGCCGGGTAACGGTATATTCGGACAGTAAATATGTGATAGACGCTATGACCAAGGGGTGGGTTACCAAGTGGCGGGCCAAAGGTTGGATGCGCAACGACAAGGAGCCGGCGAAAAATGTGGATTTGTGGAAGCGATTATTGCAGCTGGCCGAAGGTCACCAGTTGCGGTGGGTGTGGGTAAAGGGCCATGCTGACAACGAGTACAACAATCGTTGTGACAGGCTGGCAGTGGATGCCATAACAAATTGCCCTCGGTTGTCGGATAGCCCTTTGTAA
- a CDS encoding DUF456 family protein has translation MHVLAMILAVLFFIVGLAGSLLPIIPGAVLIWVGMLIYGFLTKFAALNTVFFIGQALAAALVYATDYLAGVYGVKRYGGSRYAVYGSVVGTLVGIIFLGPAGIIFGPFAGAVGGELLNQRPLNNALRSGVGTLLGLLGGAIVKLAIQITMIIWFFWAVYSHG, from the coding sequence ATGCATGTGCTGGCCATGATTCTGGCCGTGCTGTTTTTTATTGTAGGTCTGGCCGGTTCATTATTGCCAATAATACCGGGGGCTGTATTAATATGGGTGGGTATGCTGATTTACGGCTTCCTAACAAAATTCGCCGCCTTAAATACCGTTTTTTTTATCGGGCAAGCCCTGGCAGCAGCTTTAGTATACGCCACGGATTACTTGGCCGGGGTTTATGGCGTCAAAAGATACGGCGGTTCCAGGTATGCCGTGTACGGCAGTGTCGTCGGCACCTTGGTGGGCATTATTTTTCTGGGACCTGCGGGCATTATTTTTGGACCCTTTGCAGGGGCCGTAGGCGGGGAGCTGCTGAATCAACGGCCGTTAAATAACGCGCTCCGGTCCGGTGTGGGCACGCTGCTGGGCCTGTTGGGCGGAGCTATAGTAAAGCTGGCTATCCAAATAACCATGATTATCTGGTTTTTCTGGGCCGTTTACTCCCATGGCTAA